The DNA segment GGGCAATCAATCTTTATTTGGAATTTCTTGAACAACACTGGAAATCAAATGAGAGTTTGTTAGTGGCTTCCAACAGAAGCTTTCGGAAGGCTAATTGGACAGCTTAATCTTTTAACTCCTCATATTATGCTGCTTATCTTTACTTCTCTACTGGAGAATTTTAGATAATTTATGGACAAAGGATCAAGACAAACAAAGTTACTAATAATTGGGGAAATGTTCTGTCTTCATCTGCACATAAAAGTTACTTTTTGTAGCATGTGTTTTACTGAATAGCTGATCACTTATTGAAGGTAGTTCCTTGTCCAAATTTGTCTTACTGAATGTTTTGTTGCAACAGAACCCTACATAATTTATTGTTTTAGTTTTGGAAGACATAGCTAGTGTGAAAGAACATTGAGGTGTAGAACCAACACAATGGAAGCAATtgaactatcatcatttatcaatcaTCCATCATTAGTTGAATCTGTTCCTCGTGAGGAACCAGATAAATCTTATCCTGGAACATAGAGACATTAGTTTAGTTTGAGATAGACTTAATTTCGAATTCTCAAGTATAATGCAGGTTTCTGGTTCTAATGAATGATGTCAAAACTTATGCAGGTATGCTATGACAGGCCAGCTGACACAGAAAAGTGATGTCTATAGCTTTGGTGTTGTACTTCTGGAGCTGCTGACTGGCAGGAAACCGGTTGACCACACAATGCCCAGAGGGCAGCAAAGTCTGGTTACTTGGGTTAGTATTAATTTCAAAGGGAACTATTACTTGATCGCATCTCTATAATTTCATTCGTGCAGTCCTAAGTAGAAGTCTATGATGAggaatatacacacatatattcgTATACATTTCTTGTATACATATTTATGTTCATACATATATGTGGCTATATGCATAAAGAATTTGAGCTCTGTAACCTTCTCATTTCTCGGAAATACTTTATGCCATGTTGTGTTGGCAACATGGCCAGCGTATTACCGGAAACAAAGATCACTTTCATGGTTATATTGTCCCACATCTGATATAACTGAGGAAGATCCTCTTCGCATGTACACCATCAAGTTAAGACTGCCACTACAAGTATTCGGGCACATTGTAGTGTGGGTCTCGCTAAGTTGATGAATCGAACTGTGTTTCTCCTACTGTATTGTGAACAACACACTCGATACGAGTGTGGGTGTGGCATCTGTACTCTGAGCTGGACTTGGCTGTCTGGTTGTTTCCTGTTGATCCTTTGCCTGAGGCGAAGAATAAGCAGTGACCACAGACCAAGAGATGAAGGCAAATAAGATGAAGAGAGAGGGGAGGTGTCCATGTAGTACATTCCTGCCACCAAAATCTCTGATCTAAAGTGCTGCCTCTGCTGCTCGAGAGGGAGGCGGGACTCTCAAGGACAGGAATCTGCCTGAGTAGGGAGGTTGAGACTTGAGGAAAGAATTGATTTTGTGAAATGGGATTTAATATCTGGCAAcaggagaaaaaaagaagaagagagagagcagaagatgggagaagagaagagaataaAAAGTAACAGGGAAATGATAAAATAAGTGATAAAGAGAACAGAAGAGGAGAAAAGAAAATAGTATTTAAGTACTCGACAAaacaatttaaatatatattggtATTATTTCCATACTCAAGTTTGAAAATTCCTGTATTCCTAAGGAGGATAACTGTCTGATGCTGATATCCAACTCCGAGCAACATAGGTTGTATTGTGATCAATTATGCTCATCAACAGTGGTATTCTGTTTGTGAGAGGACACTACAAGCTCAGCGAGAATGTACATGTCTTAAAGAGCATATATGTGGATACACATTGGTACAGATATAGCCTCTCCTTGGATGTTTTAAATTAGGAAAAATGTCTACAAGCTCAGCATTGGAAATTTTGAATTAGGAACATGTAAAAGTGACACATTGCTAACTGCTTCACCATGATTGGTGATAAAACTGTCTGAACAACCCTTTTTACAATTTGTTTTGGCTATTTAGTGCTTTGTTAGATGACACTGAAGAAATAAGTTTTAATCCCATCATTAGTAGGTCAATGTTCTTTGAAATAACAGTGTCATAAGAGTCCTAAATTTATCCACCTTGAGAACTTGGTGACTCAATAGATGATCTTAGCCTCGGCAATGGTTGGAAACCTTTATGCATAATGGGTCAGGTAACCTTGGTGCTTGAGTCTACTGATTAGCTAATTCGGTCATTCATCTGTTTGCCTCCAGGATTTCATGAAGCATGAACTCTGATAGTTTTGCTCACATCATTTGGAAGGGCTGAGGCTTGAGAATGgtcattataaaaaaatcattttatgtATTGACTCTGCAAGCAATACAATCCTATGTTCTTTAGGTACCCCTCTTACCAGCCATGGTTGACCTTCATAATAAAACACATTAAACAAATATGGTACAGTGCCATGATTGATAGGGCATTTGAAAGACTTCAATGAGTATCTTTATCCAAAGTTTGAATGATATTTGCAGAGTCTTATTCATGTATTCAGATTAATTGTAACTTGTCACTTTGATTCTCATATATGTCTAGTCTAGCCTACTCTTTGGGTTATAGATTGATGCTGTAATCCATATATGGAGAACTTCTCCACAAGATGCTCTTTTTTAACACCAATGCTGATGTAACACCAGCATCAACTTCAAATTATATGTGGTAAGATAACCAGCCTTGTACTGTTTCCTTGTCACCTCGCTCCATACAGGCATCTCCTAGATTGAGCGAGGACAAGGTCAAACAGTGTGTGGATCCAAGACTGAAGGGAGATTATGCACCAAAGGCAGTTGCTAAGGTCTCTCCTCCCCTTTGTTACTATTTCTGCATGTTCATGTGTCATCTAAGGATCATTCCATGTGGCATAGATCAATTTTGCTGGACTCTAGTGAGGAATTTGTTCCATTCATGCAGCTTGCTGCTGTGGCAGCTCTGTGTGTGCAATATGAAGCTGAGTTCAGGCCAAATATGAGCATTGTGGTCAAAGCACTATCTGCTCTTGTAAATAAACAGGTTCCTAAcccaacgactgctgctgccccATCCTCGGATCCCTGAGGATGCAATGATACCTACGTTCGGAAGTTTGGTAGGTCTCTCTGAGTTATCCTCGATCTATTCTTATCCTCATTTTGAATTTTACGTTTTTGCTTTCCAATTCCCGTGCAGGTTGCTGATATGTTTTTGTCACCGGAGAGTTCCCTTTTGTTTTGCATCCTCATTTATGTGAGCAGGTATTTGTGCCGTATGTTATGCCTCCATATTGCCTATGTGATGGGATAGAAACTGTAATATTAGTTGCATATGCACCAACTTGAGAAACTTGTTTCATCCATCATTCGTTGGTTTACTCGTTAATTCGTCATGAATTGAGACTTCATTTATCCCTAATTAATGCGAAGGTGCAATGTTGAACAGTTCAGTGGCGTTGACCAAAAACCTTTTCTTCtgttctagaaactatccaagtcAGCATTGTAAATTTCTTAGTGACTTCATCATCCTAAAACAAAAAGATTTGTGTAATGGTTAGAAGAAGCCAGCGATCAATCTGTCATCTCATCAATCTGCCCGtttgacttattattattattattattattattattagtattattataatATGaatttcctatatatatatatatatatatatatatatatatatatatatatataacttcttAGAAATCCTATGCCGTTCCCTCGAAATAGACCATAAATGGACCTTTTCGTTCCCGCCACGAGTACCACAAACATGATTAGCTCATCTCCTCTGTCCTCTTCCGAATACTTAAACCCCGTTAAGCTCCGAGCTTCGAATCAGCCTCTCCATCCTCATCCAAAATGGACCAAACTCCCTTCAAACCCCACTTCTCTGTCACCAAAAAATTGCATTCCCACTGCCCCACTCCCGCAGAAGACCCGCCCGACCGTCTCGCCAACCTCTGTCGAGAGATTGAAGCAAGCAGTAGCATCGAAGACGCATTCCGAGGCTCTGGATCTGTATCTCCAAATCAAACGTCAAGGAATCGAACTGGGGGTTGTTCTCGAGACCAGGCTGATCGATTTGTTTATGAAAGTTGAACGCGTAGATGATGCTTTTCtggtgttcgacgaaatgcctgAGAGGAACGTTGTCACGTGGACTTCGATGATTTCTGGGTGCGTCCGAAATGGTTATGGAGAATTGGGGCTTCACCTTTTCGTCGATATGCTCGACTCTGGTGTGCTTCCCAATGATTTTGCAGTCAATGCTGCCCTCCAGGCCTGCACTGATACGGCAGCTGCTGAGCCTGGAGAGCAGCTGCATTCGCTGATCGCCCGCTCTGGTCTTGGGGATGATCGCTGGACTGCCAGTTGTCTGATCGAGTTCTATTCGAGATGTGGGTTGATTGACAAAGCTAAGTCAGTCTTTGATAGGATTACAGATCCTGATGTGGTGAGTTATACTTCACTAATTTCAGGATATTGTAGGAATAATGTGTTAGAATCTGCGGTTGGAGTGTTTGATCAAATGGTGAGACAAGGGATCAAGCCAAATGAGCATACTCTTACAAGTATCTTAACAGCATGCGGACCACTTCTTGGTGAACAGATCCATGCTTTCATGATCAAAACCATGATCATCAACAGTGTTTATTCTGCGAGTGCTTTGATTGATTTTTACTCGAGGAATTTTGAGTTTACTCGGGCTAAATTGGTGTTTCAACAATTGGAACCTAAGAATGTTGTCACTTGGAGCTCAATGATCTCATGCTGTCTTCGGAATGAGCAACCAGAGGATGCCTTGAGAGTATTCAATGACATGGTTAGTGCAGGCATACAACCTAATGAGTTCACTTTTTCAACTATTATTGGAGCTTGTGGATTACCTCAAGAGTTAGCTAAGTTGGGATTGCAGCTCCACTGCTTGGCGATCAAGCGTAAGTTAACCTCTGATATCCGAGTGTCTAATGCTTTGCTGACCATGTACGCTAGATGTGGTAAGATTGAAGAGCTAGAGAAGGTGTTTGTGAAAATTGAGGCACCTGATACTGTCTCCTGGACTGCTGCTATCTCTGGTAATTTCCAGAATGGATGCGATGACAGGTCCATTGAATTACTTCGCCACATGCATAGGGAAGGACACAAACCTAACGAGTACGGATTATCTAGTGCCATAAGTTCTTGTGCAAATCTTGCCTTACTCGATCAAGGAAGGCAACTTCATTCTCTTTCACTAAAGTTAGGGTGTGACCACGATGTTTGCATGGGGAATTCACTGATCACTATGTATGCCAAGTGCGGCTGCATCAAGGATTCAGAACTGGTATTTGACAACATGCATACTCATGATATATTGTCATGGAACTCATTAATTCATGGCTATTCATATAATGGGCATGGGGTAGAGGCCTTCAAAGTAATTGATAAGATGTTAGAGAGCAGCTGTAGCATGCCAGATGACTCTACATTTCTAGGGATTTTGGTTGGGTGTAATCATGCAGGTTGTGTTGATGAAGCAGTTAGATATTTCAAGATGATGAATGATCACTATGGCATTATACCCTCTGCCTCACATTGTGCATGCATGATTGACATGATGGGTCGAGCTGGAAGACTCGAAGAGGCACATCATATAATTGAGCAGATGCCATTTGAGCCAGATATTACTATGTGGAAGGCACTATTAGGATCTTGTACATTGCACAGGAATCTAGAACTAGGAAAACTTGCTGCAGAGAAGATTTTCGAGCTGACCCCAACAGACAGCGCAAGCTATGTGCTTCTCTCAAACTTGCATGCTTTGCATGGTGAATGGCAGGAGGCAGAGAGAGTAAGGAGAAAAATGGATGAGAATGAAGTCCAGAAAGCAGCAGGATGGAGTTGGATCCAGATTAACAATGAGGTACATGCTTTTGTTGCAAGAGATAAGTCTCATCCTAGATTTGCATTAATCTATGAGAGATTGGAAGAACTCTTTAAGATAATAAAGGATGAGAGATATTCATCTCAAACTATTGATGCAAATGAGCTTGAAATTACAAATTGATAAAATATATTGATTTTGTTGTCAATTGGAGAATCATATGATGGATTTGCAGGCTAAGCATGCAACCCAAATTGCATATGATCTTACCGGTATACCTTAGCAAATTGGACATGCAATTTCAAGATCTGCAGTCACAGGACTAGGATGTCTCATACATGGAAAAATGACACATAATCTAGTGAATTCTTCTTTTGTAGTATCTATAattccaaaaagaaagaaaacagtgATTTTGACATTTATGCTTCCAAATACCTCCACCTTTGTGCTTGAAGCATAT comes from the Musa acuminata AAA Group cultivar baxijiao chromosome BXJ2-8, Cavendish_Baxijiao_AAA, whole genome shotgun sequence genome and includes:
- the LOC135620241 gene encoding putative pentatricopeptide repeat-containing protein At3g01580 → MDLFVPATSTTNMISSSPLSSSEYLNPVKLRASNQPLHPHPKWTKLPSNPTSLSPKNCIPTAPLPQKTRPTVSPTSVERLKQAVASKTHSEALDLYLQIKRQGIELGVVLETRLIDLFMKVERVDDAFLVFDEMPERNVVTWTSMISGCVRNGYGELGLHLFVDMLDSGVLPNDFAVNAALQACTDTAAAEPGEQLHSLIARSGLGDDRWTASCLIEFYSRCGLIDKAKSVFDRITDPDVVSYTSLISGYCRNNVLESAVGVFDQMVRQGIKPNEHTLTSILTACGPLLGEQIHAFMIKTMIINSVYSASALIDFYSRNFEFTRAKLVFQQLEPKNVVTWSSMISCCLRNEQPEDALRVFNDMVSAGIQPNEFTFSTIIGACGLPQELAKLGLQLHCLAIKRKLTSDIRVSNALLTMYARCGKIEELEKVFVKIEAPDTVSWTAAISGNFQNGCDDRSIELLRHMHREGHKPNEYGLSSAISSCANLALLDQGRQLHSLSLKLGCDHDVCMGNSLITMYAKCGCIKDSELVFDNMHTHDILSWNSLIHGYSYNGHGVEAFKVIDKMLESSCSMPDDSTFLGILVGCNHAGCVDEAVRYFKMMNDHYGIIPSASHCACMIDMMGRAGRLEEAHHIIEQMPFEPDITMWKALLGSCTLHRNLELGKLAAEKIFELTPTDSASYVLLSNLHALHGEWQEAERVRRKMDENEVQKAAGWSWIQINNEVHAFVARDKSHPRFALIYERLEELFKIIKDERYSSQTIDANELEITN